One window of the Aptenodytes patagonicus chromosome 5, bAptPat1.pri.cur, whole genome shotgun sequence genome contains the following:
- the PALD1 gene encoding paladin, producing the protein MGTTASAAQQAVSASPLESGVPGDGSMEDQHSLSIHSFQTLGLHNSKAKSIITNKVAPVVITYNCREEFQIHDDLMKANYTVGRISEATLEHYLVQGKYFMVRDVYGKLDVLNTTGSCGAPNFRQAKGGYAVFGMGQPSLNGFKLVLQKLQREGHKECVFFCIREEPVVFLRLEGDFVSYTPRGKENLHENLQRLQRGLRTESLELAIRKEIHDFAQLSESVYYVYNDIERLRDEPHAVRVQCEEDIQVTEEVYRRPVFLLPSYRYHRLPLPAEGAPLEEQFDAFIRFLRESPSLLRRDPGRPPPALLFGCQTGVGRTNLAMAMGTLILHHHRGAAQKPDLPHLPKTSPRDRLRVIQTFTEMVPKGQQIVEEVDGAIASCSEMHDMKEAIYEYKKKLEGIGEDYQIQGSSTKEYFLQRTLQSLERYFYLIAFNYYLHEQYPLGFALSFSRWMCRHPELYRLQAEMNSSELTVTGDLITKGMRVLVVDERFCPDVLSTAKEMSVANFRRVPKMPVYGTAQPSSKTLGSVLRYLTDAKRKHARIVWINLREEAVLEGNEQIYTLREPGHLEELIPVPAASPQQLEQLEATLKGDLLKCQKWLEVYLEAEKQMKMFKSCLTMQEIFSQQKNACQGLTYRRIPIPDFCAPKEQDFDRLLEAMKNALAEDSQAAFVFNCSSGRGRTTTAMVIAVLTLWHFNGTPEMSEEEIVSVPDAKYTKGEFEVVMKVVQLLPDGHRMKKEVDMALDTVSETMTPMHYHLREIIICTYRQGKSGKEEREMRMLQLRSLQYLERYIYLILFNAYLHLEKKDSWQRPFSLWMREVAAVAGVYEVLNQLGFPELESLEGKPLCTLRGRWQAQGGTSRPFRGDFV; encoded by the exons ATGGGTACGACCGCCAGCGCGGCGCAGCAGGCAGTCTCGGCATCCCCCCTGGAGAGCGGGGTGCCGGGCGACGGCAGCATGGAGGACCAGCACTCCCTCAGCATCCACTCCTTCCAGACGCTGGGGCTCCACAACAGCAAGGCCAAGTCCATCATCACCAACAAAGTGGCGCCTGTGGTCATCAC GTACAACTGCAGGGAGGAGTTTCAGATCCACGATGACCTGATGAAGGCCAACTACACGGTGGGACGCATTTCTGAGGCCACACTGGAACACTACCTTGTGCAG GGGAAATATTTCATGGTCAGGGATGTATATGGCAAATTAGATGTCTTGAACACTACCGGCAGCTGCGGCGCTCCCAATTTCCGACAAGCCAAAGGAGGTTATGCCGTGTTCGGCATGGGGCAACCCAGCCTCAACGGCTTCAAGCTcgtgctgcagaagctgcagagAGAGGGCCACAAG GAGTGCGTCTTCTTCTGCATCCGTGAGGAGCCCGTGGTCTTCCTGCGGTTGGAGGGGGACTTTGTGTCCTATACCCCCCGGGGCAAGGAGAACCTGCACGAGAACCTCCAGCGCCTGCAGCGGGGGCTGCGGACGGAGAGCCTGGAGCTGGCCATCCGCAAGGAG ATCCACGACTTTGCGCAGCTGAGCGAGAGCGTCTACTACGTCTACAACGACATTGAGCGCTTGCGGGACGAGCCCCATGCCGTGCGGGTGCAGTGCGAGGAGGACATCCAGGTGACGGAGGAGGTCTACCGCAGACCTGTCTTCCTCCTACCCTCCTACAG GTACCAccggctgcccctgcccgccgAGGGAGCCCCTTTGGAGGAGCAGTTCGATGCTTTCATCCGCTTCCTCAGG GAGAGCCCCAGCCTGCTGCGGCGGGACCCTGGCAGACCCCCGCCGGCACTGCTCTTTGGCTGCCAGACCGGTGTGGGCAGGACCAACCTGGCCATGGCCATGGGCACGCTCATCCTCCACCACCACCGAGGAGCCGCCCAGAAGCCCGA cCTCCCCCACCTGCCTAAAACATCTCCCAGGGACAGGCTTCGGGTCATCCAGACCTTCACCGAGATGGTCCCCAAAGGCCAGCAGATAGTCGAGGAG GTGGATGGTGCCATCGCCTCCTGCTCGGAGATGCATGACATGAAGGAAGCCATCTACGAGTACAAGAAGAAGCTGGAAGGGATCGGGGAGGACTATCAGATCCAG GGGAGCAGCACCAAAGAGTATTTCCTCCAGAGGACTTTGCAGAGCCTTGAACGCTATTTCTACTTGATTGCTTTCAACTACTACCTTCAtgagcag TACCCCCTGGGCTTTGCCCTCAGCttcagcaggtggatgtgccggCACCCCGAGCTCTACCGGCTGCAGGCAGAGATGAACTCGTCAGAGCTCACCGTCACTGGGGACCTCATCACCAAAGGGATGCGAGTGCTG GTGGTGGATGAACGCTTCTGCCCGGACGTGCTGAGCACCGCCAAGGAGATGAGCGTGGCCAACTTCCGACGGGTGCCCAAGATGCCTGTCTACGGgacggcacagcccagctccaag ACCCTGGGGAGCGTCCTGCGGTACCTGACGGATGCCAAGAGGAAGCACGCCCGCATCGTCTGGATCAACCTCCGGGAAGAAGCGGTCCTGGAGGGGAACGAGCAGATCTATACGCTGCGGGAGCCCGGGCACCTGGAGGAGCTGATCCCCGTGCCCGCTGCCTCGCCCCAGCAGCTGGAG CAACTAGAGGCTACCCTGAAGGGTGACCTGCTGAAGTGCCAGAAGTGGCTGGAGGTGTACCTGGAGGCGGAGAAGCAGATGAAGATGTTCAAGAGCTGCCTGACCATGCAGGAGATATTCAGCCAGCAGAAGAATGCCTGCCAGGGGCTGACCTACCGCCGCATCCCCATCCCTGACTTCTGTGCTCCCAAGGAGCAG GACTTTGACCGGCTGCTGGAGGCGATGAAGAACGCCCTGGCCGAGGACTCGCAGGCAGCCTTTGTGTTCAACTGCTCCAGCGGCCGGGGCAGGACCACCACAGCCATGGTCATCGCTGTCCTCACTCTCTGGCACTTCAAC GGCACCCCCGAGATGAGCGAGGAGGAAATAGTGAGCGTGCCTGATGCCAAGTACACCAAAGGGGAGTTCGAG GTGGTGATGAAGGTGGTCCAGCTCCTGCCTGATGGTCACCGGATGAAGAAGGAGGTGGACATGGCCCTGGACACCGTCAGCGAGACCATGACGCCCATGCACTACCACCTCCGAGAAATCATCATCTGCACCTACCGGCAG GGGAAGTCGGGcaaagaggagagggagatgcGGATGCTGCAGCTGAGGAGCCTGCAGTACCTGGAGCGCTACATCTACCTGATCCTCTTCAACGCCTACCTGCATCTGGAGAAGAAGGACTCCTGGCAGCGGCCCTTCAGCCTCTGGATGCGCGAG GTGGCGGCGGTGGCCGGGGTCTACGAGGTCCTGAACCAGCTGGGCTTCCCCGAGCTGGAGAGCCTGGAGGGCAAGCCCCTGTGCACGCTGCGGGGCCGCTGGCAGGCGCAGGGGGGCACCTCCCGCCCTTTCCGCGGGGACTTCGTGTAG